In one window of Syngnathus scovelli strain Florida chromosome 20, RoL_Ssco_1.2, whole genome shotgun sequence DNA:
- the sf3b6 gene encoding splicing factor 3B subunit 6 codes for MAMQAAKRANIRLPPEVNRILYIRNLPYKITGEEMYDIFGKYGPIRQIRTGNTPESRGTAYVVYEDIFDAKNACDHLSGFNVCNRYLVVLYYNANRAFQKMDTKKKEEQLKLLKEKYGINTDPPK; via the exons ATGGCTATGCAAGCAGCGAAACGTGCGAAC ATACGACTTCCTCCAGAGGTCAACAGAATCCTCTACATTAGGAACCTTCCCTATAAGATCACAGGGGAGGAGATGTATGATATCTTTGGAAAATATGGACCAATAAGGCAAATCAGAAC AGGTAACACACCGGAATCAAGAGGAACAGCCTATGTGGTTTATGAAGATATTTTCGATGCCAAAAATGCTTGCGATCATCTGTCAGGCTTCAACGTCTGCAACCGCTACTTGGTTGTTCTGTACTACAACGCAAACAGG GCATTCCAGAAAATGgacacaaaaaagaaagaggaacagttgaagctCCTAAAAGAAAAATATGGCATCAACACAGATCCCCCAAAATAG